A single genomic interval of Gallaecimonas xiamenensis 3-C-1 harbors:
- a CDS encoding DUF1287 domain-containing protein, with product MRLFPLYLLLATASVQALTFEELVQAAQDRTQQQVRYDGRYFAIDYPGGDVPAGLGVCTDVVIRSYRRLGIDLQQLVHEDMKRHFALYPSKRIWGLSATDPNIDHRRVPNLQVFFSRHGQVLATSNNPQDYQPGDLVTWMLPGNLPHIGIISDNKAASGNLMVVHNIGQGPVEDDSLLRFPITGHYRYLPASSLPQ from the coding sequence ATGCGTCTTTTCCCTCTGTATTTACTGCTGGCCACCGCCAGCGTCCAAGCCCTGACCTTTGAAGAGCTGGTGCAAGCGGCCCAGGACCGCACCCAGCAACAGGTGCGTTACGACGGCCGCTATTTCGCCATCGACTATCCCGGTGGCGACGTGCCGGCCGGCTTGGGTGTCTGCACCGATGTGGTGATCCGCAGCTACCGGCGCCTGGGTATTGACCTGCAGCAGCTGGTCCACGAAGACATGAAGCGGCATTTCGCCCTTTATCCCTCGAAACGGATCTGGGGCCTGAGTGCAACCGATCCCAATATCGACCACCGCCGGGTGCCCAACCTGCAGGTGTTTTTCAGCCGCCACGGCCAGGTCCTGGCCACCAGCAACAACCCGCAAGACTACCAACCCGGCGATCTGGTCACCTGGATGCTCCCCGGCAACCTGCCCCATATCGGCATCATCAGCGACAACAAGGCCGCCTCCGGCAACCTGATGGTGGTGCACAACATAGGCCAGGGCCCGGTGGAGGACGACAGCCTGCTGCGCTTTCCCATCACCGGCCACTACCGTTACCTGCCGGCGTCGTCCTTGCCTCAATAG
- a CDS encoding GNAT family N-acetyltransferase, with translation MTIIPFSPAHQPGVVALILPIQQQEFGIDINLERQPDLLDIPGFYRQGAGNFWVALDGEEVVGSISVLDIGNGQGALRKMFVHQDHRGSQGQVAKALLDTLLHWCRDQGITEIFLGTTDRFLAAHRFYEKQGFSQLPKAQLPARFPVMAVDSRFYRRLTAAQ, from the coding sequence TTGACCATAATTCCCTTCAGCCCGGCCCACCAACCAGGGGTGGTGGCCTTGATCCTGCCTATCCAGCAACAGGAATTCGGCATCGATATCAACCTGGAACGCCAGCCCGACCTGCTGGACATTCCCGGCTTTTACCGCCAGGGAGCCGGCAACTTCTGGGTGGCGCTGGACGGCGAGGAGGTGGTGGGGTCTATCTCGGTGCTGGATATCGGCAACGGCCAGGGGGCCCTTCGCAAGATGTTCGTGCACCAAGACCACCGGGGTAGCCAGGGGCAGGTGGCCAAGGCCTTGTTGGACACCCTGCTGCACTGGTGCAGGGACCAGGGTATTACCGAGATCTTCCTGGGTACCACGGACCGTTTCCTTGCCGCCCACCGCTTTTATGAAAAGCAGGGTTTCAGCCAACTCCCCAAGGCGCAGCTGCCGGCACGCTTTCCGGTGATGGCGGTGGACAGCCGCTTCTACCGGCGTCTTACTGCTGCTCAATAA